From Planctomycetota bacterium:
CGGTCGCGGCCGCGACGGCGAAATCGGTCGTGCCGGGGTGGAGCGCTTCGAGGCGGTCCTGGAGGTCCCGGAGTTTCGTTTCGGCCTCCGGGCCGGCTTCGCCGCGTTCGCTGGCCGCCGCCAGCCGCTCGAGGGCGGCTCGGGGGGTGAGGAGGTCCGGATCGAGGGCGAGCGGTTCCTCGGAGGGAGGCACGAGGACGGCGGCGCGCCCGGCGAATCCGACAAGAGCGCAGGCCCGGCCGGGGGCGGCCTCGCGGGCCCAGGCGCGGCGGAGGCCCTCGGCGGCGGCGGCTTCGGCGCGGCGCGGGACGCTCTCGGAGAAATCCAGGAGGAAGACGGTCAGGCGGGGGCGCTCGCCGCGGAGGGTGAGGGAAGGTCCGGCCAGGGCGGCGGCCAGGAGCGATAGCAGGAGCGCCCGGACTGTCGCGGCGGCGGCTCGGCGGGCGGGGGAGAGGGCGCGGGTTCCATGGAGGGCGGCGGCGGTGACGAAGAGGACGGCGACGGGGGCCAGCGCGAGAAAGGCCGGATGCCGGAAGGTGAGCATTCGGTCCTTACCGGACGAGGCGGGCCGATCCCCAGCCGGCAAAGTCGGACTGGCCGTGGCCGTTCCAGGTTACCACGAGGCGCAGCCGGCGCGCGCCGCGCACGTCCACGTCCACGGGCCGGGGTGGATCGTTGCCCTTGAGCGGAAGGGAAAGGACTTTTTTGCCGTCCACCCAGACTTCGCCGAGGACGGCGCCCAGACCCGCGGACACCGCGTCCAGGCCGAAGGTGGCCTGGAACCTCTGGAAGGCTCCGTCCAGGGCGTAGGTCAGGGACGAATGGGCGCGCACGCCCAGGCCTTTGCGATGTTCGACGCCTCCGAGGACGATCTTGGTGCCGCGGGCGCTCCGGTCGCGCTGGAAGGGGTACTCGAGGTCGCTGGGGGATTTTTCAAGGCCGCGGATGTAGTTGGCGTCCTCCTCGACGGCCGTCGGGGTGAGATCGGACAGATAGACGACGCGGCCGTTCTTGACGAAGAGGGAGGAGACGGCCCCGGCGGGGATCCGATGTTCGGTTCCGTAGAGATCCCGGACCTCGAGGACGCCGTCGCGCAGGGATCGCACCTGGCCGCGGAGCGAGGATCCGTCGCGGGTGGCGACGGTGACGAAGAGCGTGGCCGGTTCGGCGGGGGGCTTTTCCCATTCGACGAGCCAAACGCCGGCCACCTGGGCCAGGGGGAGAGTGACTTCGGCTTCGAGACGCTTGGACTTATAGACGAGGCCCGCCGGGGAAAGGGAGAGGACGGTTCCCTCGGCCCGGTCGCCGGACTGGGTCAGGACGATGTCGGCGTCGTCGGCCTTCGTCGGCGGAGTGCGGGGAAGGAACGCCCGGTTGGCGGGGAAGAGGACGGCGCGGATGCGGGAGAACTTGACGAGGGGGTCCCCGAAGGTCTTGTTGGCGAGGACCACGCCCTCTTCTGATTTTCCGGCGACTTTGCCGGTAAGGATGTCGCCGTTGGTGAGATGGAGTTCGACGTCCTCGGGGGCGGGGCGGCCTGGGCCGGGCGCGGGGCCCGACGATTCGAAGGTGATCTCCACGAGATCGGCGGCCTTGAGGGTACGCCGGGCGCCGCCGGGCTCGGCGTACCGGACCACAAGCTCGCCCGATTCCTCAGAAAGGGAGACGTCCCGGACCGGCCGGGACGCCCCGTCGGCCGCGACGAGGACGGCGCCGTCCGAAGACGTCAGGGCCAGAAGGGCCGCCGCGGCGATCGTTATCACTCCGAAAATTATACGGACGGACGGCGGGGAACACAACGCGACGCGTGCCCGGCTTCCACGAAGGGGCATGCGGCGCGGCCCGCTTGCATTCGAGGCGTCCTTTGCTAGAATGCACACCCGGGTCAAGTCCTTCGATGAGCGAGAACCCCGCCGATGAGGCGGTGAGACTATGTCCCGGAGCGAGCGTTCGGCGCCCTTCGCCCGTCCGTCCGGCGTTTTTTCCTTTTCCCTCGGCCGGGAGGAGCGCCATGTCCCTTGAACGTCTGCACAAGGTCCTGGCCCGCTCGGGTTTCGGTTCCCGGCGCGCGTGCGAGGATCTGATCGCCCAGGGCGCGGTCACCGTGGACGGAGCGGTGGTGCGGGAGATGGGGGTGCGGGTCGATCCGGCGCGGCAGAAGATCTTCTGCAAGGGGGAACCCGTCCGCCCCGAACGACCGGTGACGATCCTCCTCAACAAGCCCCGCCGGGTGGTGACCACGCTGCGGGACGAGCGCGGCCGGCGGACGGTGCGGGACCTCATCCCCGGCGTGAAGGAACGGATCTTCCCGGTCGGGCGCCTGGACTGGGAGTCCCAGGGATTGCTTCTCTTGACCAACGACGGAGAGCTGGCCAACCTCCTGACGCATCCTCGTTACGGCGTGCCCCGGACGTACCATGTGATCCTCAAGGGGCGCTTGACGGGAGAAATCCTGGAGCGCCTC
This genomic window contains:
- a CDS encoding pseudouridine synthase; this encodes MSLERLHKVLARSGFGSRRACEDLIAQGAVTVDGAVVREMGVRVDPARQKIFCKGEPVRPERPVTILLNKPRRVVTTLRDERGRRTVRDLIPGVKERIFPVGRLDWESQGLLLLTNDGELANLLTHPRYGVPRTYHVILKGRLTGEILERLQRGVWLAEGKTGPVKVLVKKREREGAVLEVTLREGMNREVRRIFARFGLRVKRLKRIRVGPLGLGRLREGEWRVLRPEEVQALRAAASGGPRDEAV
- a CDS encoding NPCBM/NEW2 domain-containing protein; this encodes MITIAAAALLALTSSDGAVLVAADGASRPVRDVSLSEESGELVVRYAEPGGARRTLKAADLVEITFESSGPAPGPGRPAPEDVELHLTNGDILTGKVAGKSEEGVVLANKTFGDPLVKFSRIRAVLFPANRAFLPRTPPTKADDADIVLTQSGDRAEGTVLSLSPAGLVYKSKRLEAEVTLPLAQVAGVWLVEWEKPPAEPATLFVTVATRDGSSLRGQVRSLRDGVLEVRDLYGTEHRIPAGAVSSLFVKNGRVVYLSDLTPTAVEEDANYIRGLEKSPSDLEYPFQRDRSARGTKIVLGGVEHRKGLGVRAHSSLTYALDGAFQRFQATFGLDAVSAGLGAVLGEVWVDGKKVLSLPLKGNDPPRPVDVDVRGARRLRLVVTWNGHGQSDFAGWGSARLVR